The following coding sequences are from one Malaciobacter pacificus window:
- the metH gene encoding methionine synthase → MQKTINDLIEKKVLIIDGAMGTQLQLADIKQEQWEYEGADLEGCNELLNLTAPHILETIHDAYAKAGADLISTNTFGSMPWVLDEYEIPQTSYELSKLGAELVKKSCDKYSTPDKPRFCLGSIGPGTKLPSLGHITYDEMYDGYKIMAQGLADGGCDIFLLETCQDPLQIKAALHALNDTAPHIPIMVSVTIELSGTMLIGTDAMAIAAILKPFNILSLGFNCGTGPKQVHKHVKALSEVSKFPISVHANAGLPQNRGGKTYYPMGPDEFTTLSKEFLEFNGVSFLGGCCGTTPEHIAVLAKDVEGIVPKKPSGFLKASLSSLFNVVPLKQEPAPLLIGERSNATGSKAFRELLKANDYEGTLTVGQQQVRAGAHVIDVSVGFAGRDERADMDEVVKLYSQKISLPLMPDSTQTPALEAALKQIGGRCIINSVNLEDGEEKFDTVCKLAKKFGAALVCLVIDEVGMAKSCERKLEVAERIYDLCVNRHGFDPADLVFDMLTFTIGSGDDEYRTAGIETLEAIREFQIRHPEVGTTLGLSNISFGLSTNARIYLNSIYLDHCVKAGLTSAIVNVKHILPLNKISEEDKKACDDLIFNNQEDGDPLFKFIEHFSNVEAQEEQSDEEYNALEPIDKVKKLLLDGDKERMLPLVEELRHTVNPEIIVNKWLIDGMKVIGDLFGSGQMQLPFVLQSAETMKATVDALNPYLPKEEKETDTTLVLGTVKGDVHDVGKNLVDIILSNNGFKVENIGIKADLSSFIEKFEESKASAIGMSGLLVKSTAVMKENLEELAKQGIKVPILLGGAALTKSFVDDYCRTIYEGPIFYCRDAFDGVIAMQRIEEGDSYNTALPADLKPIIDSSERVEKEEVEIPPYEEIPMPEEAKFTFPPIWDRVSLTSEKIDSELVFKWINHRVLFRQRWGYKRGKQSSEAFLKYEQDVVEPMYEELKAELVDKNIFDPIAIYEYYPCMSYDNKLYIFDKKYLFNSEKEARENKPSLDEAIKVLEFPRQRRKPFRCIADYFASDRLDVVGFTLASAGLKISDYEREFYNAGEFNKYYQIHGLGVELAEALAEVLHKQMRLDLDIVPKEGHTLNDVQMKQYVGCRYSPGYAACPDLAMNRDIFDLLDPERFGIELSETFQMHPEQTTCAIVVPHHEAKYYNV, encoded by the coding sequence ATGCAAAAAACAATTAATGATTTAATAGAAAAAAAAGTTTTAATAATCGATGGAGCTATGGGAACACAGCTTCAATTAGCAGATATAAAACAAGAGCAATGGGAATATGAAGGAGCTGATTTAGAAGGTTGTAATGAACTTCTAAACTTAACTGCACCACATATTTTAGAGACTATTCACGATGCATATGCTAAAGCAGGGGCAGATTTAATTAGTACAAATACATTTGGTTCTATGCCATGGGTCTTAGATGAATATGAAATTCCTCAAACTTCTTATGAACTTTCAAAGTTAGGGGCCGAACTTGTAAAAAAGTCTTGTGACAAATATAGCACTCCTGACAAACCAAGATTTTGTTTAGGTTCAATTGGTCCTGGAACAAAATTACCATCATTAGGTCATATTACTTATGATGAAATGTATGATGGTTATAAAATCATGGCTCAAGGACTTGCTGATGGTGGTTGTGATATTTTCTTACTTGAAACATGTCAAGATCCATTACAAATTAAAGCAGCACTTCATGCACTAAATGATACGGCACCACACATTCCAATTATGGTATCAGTAACTATTGAGTTATCTGGAACAATGTTAATTGGAACTGATGCTATGGCAATTGCAGCTATTTTAAAACCATTTAATATTTTGTCACTTGGATTTAACTGTGGAACTGGGCCAAAACAAGTTCACAAGCATGTTAAAGCTTTAAGTGAAGTTTCTAAGTTTCCTATTTCAGTTCATGCAAATGCAGGACTTCCTCAAAATAGAGGAGGAAAAACTTATTATCCAATGGGACCTGATGAGTTTACTACGTTATCAAAAGAGTTCTTAGAGTTTAATGGTGTTAGTTTTTTAGGTGGTTGTTGTGGTACAACACCTGAACACATAGCTGTCCTTGCAAAAGATGTTGAAGGGATAGTTCCAAAAAAACCTAGTGGATTTTTAAAAGCTTCACTTTCTTCATTGTTTAATGTAGTACCTTTAAAACAAGAACCAGCACCTCTTTTAATTGGGGAGAGAAGTAACGCTACAGGTTCAAAGGCATTTAGAGAGCTATTAAAAGCAAATGATTATGAAGGAACACTAACTGTTGGTCAACAGCAAGTAAGAGCAGGGGCTCATGTGATTGACGTTTCTGTTGGGTTTGCAGGAAGAGATGAAAGAGCTGATATGGATGAAGTTGTAAAACTTTATTCTCAAAAGATTTCACTTCCACTTATGCCTGATTCTACTCAAACACCAGCCCTTGAAGCAGCACTTAAACAAATTGGTGGAAGATGTATTATCAACTCGGTTAACCTTGAAGATGGTGAAGAGAAATTTGATACAGTTTGTAAGTTAGCTAAGAAATTTGGGGCTGCGCTTGTTTGTTTAGTAATTGATGAAGTTGGAATGGCAAAATCATGTGAGCGAAAACTAGAAGTTGCAGAGAGAATCTATGATTTATGTGTAAATAGACATGGATTTGACCCAGCAGATTTAGTATTTGACATGCTTACATTTACTATAGGTTCAGGGGATGATGAGTATAGAACAGCTGGTATTGAAACACTTGAAGCTATTAGAGAGTTTCAAATAAGACATCCTGAAGTTGGTACGACTCTTGGACTTTCAAATATTTCATTTGGACTATCAACTAATGCAAGAATTTATCTAAATTCAATCTATTTAGACCATTGTGTAAAAGCTGGATTAACATCAGCTATTGTAAATGTTAAGCACATTTTACCACTAAATAAAATCAGTGAAGAAGATAAAAAAGCTTGTGATGATTTAATCTTTAATAACCAAGAAGATGGTGACCCATTATTTAAGTTTATTGAACACTTCTCAAATGTAGAAGCACAAGAAGAACAAAGTGATGAAGAGTATAACGCATTAGAGCCAATCGATAAAGTTAAAAAACTATTACTTGATGGTGATAAAGAAAGAATGCTTCCACTTGTTGAAGAGTTAAGACATACAGTTAATCCTGAAATCATTGTAAATAAGTGGCTAATTGATGGTATGAAAGTTATTGGTGATCTATTTGGTTCTGGTCAAATGCAGTTACCATTTGTACTTCAAAGTGCAGAGACTATGAAAGCTACTGTTGATGCATTAAATCCATATTTACCAAAAGAGGAAAAAGAGACTGATACGACATTAGTACTTGGAACTGTTAAAGGTGATGTTCATGATGTTGGTAAAAACTTAGTGGATATTATTTTATCAAATAATGGATTTAAAGTAGAAAATATAGGTATTAAAGCTGATTTATCTTCATTTATTGAAAAATTTGAAGAGAGTAAAGCAAGTGCCATTGGTATGAGTGGATTACTTGTAAAATCAACTGCTGTTATGAAAGAAAACCTTGAAGAGTTAGCAAAACAAGGAATTAAAGTACCTATTTTACTTGGAGGGGCTGCTTTAACAAAAAGTTTTGTTGATGATTATTGTAGAACTATTTATGAAGGGCCAATTTTTTATTGTAGAGATGCTTTTGATGGTGTAATTGCAATGCAAAGAATTGAAGAGGGTGATTCATATAATACTGCACTTCCAGCAGATTTAAAACCTATTATTGATAGTAGTGAAAGAGTTGAAAAAGAAGAAGTTGAAATTCCTCCTTATGAAGAGATTCCTATGCCAGAAGAGGCAAAATTTACTTTTCCTCCAATTTGGGATAGAGTAAGTTTAACAAGCGAAAAAATAGATAGTGAACTTGTATTTAAATGGATAAATCATAGAGTTTTATTTAGACAAAGATGGGGATATAAAAGAGGTAAGCAATCAAGTGAGGCTTTCTTAAAGTATGAGCAAGATGTAGTAGAACCTATGTATGAAGAGTTAAAAGCTGAATTGGTTGATAAAAATATTTTTGACCCAATTGCTATTTATGAGTATTACCCTTGTATGTCTTATGATAATAAGCTTTATATTTTTGATAAGAAGTATTTGTTTAACTCTGAAAAAGAAGCAAGAGAAAATAAACCAAGTTTAGATGAAGCTATAAAAGTACTTGAATTCCCAAGACAGAGAAGAAAACCATTTAGATGTATTGCTGATTATTTTGCAAGTGATAGATTAGATGTAGTTGGATTTACTCTTGCAAGTGCTGGGCTTAAAATCTCTGATTATGAAAGAGAGTTTTACAATGCAGGTGAGTTTAACAAATACTACCAAATTCATGGACTAGGAGTTGAATTAGCAGAAGCCTTAGCAGAGGTTTTACATAAGCAAATGAGACTTGATTTAGATATTGTTCCAAAAGAGGGGCATACTTTAAATGATGTTCAAATGAAACAATATGTAGGTTGTAGATATTCTCCAGGATATGCTGCTTGTCCAGACTTAGCTATGAATAGAGATATTTTTGATTTACTTGACCCAGAAAGATTTGGAATTGAATTAAGTGAAACATTCCAAATGCATCCAGAACAAACTACATGTGCCATCGTAGTACCTCACCACGAAGCTAAATATTACAATGTTTAA
- a CDS encoding SAM-dependent methyltransferase, producing MSQQEFWNGKFSRDGYLYGTKPNEFLASKKDLLKANSKLLCLGEGEGRNAIFFAKNGFEVTAMDASDIGISKLHFRTLEEGVRIETICIDLNDWIVSEKFDAIVTSYLHMYKNERETLFKKIEESLNKGGYFIGEFFSTKQINYNSGGPKDLDLLYTTEDFEKHFSSCSKTISEEIVTLDEGKGHKGEACVIRVVIKKN from the coding sequence ATGAGTCAACAAGAATTTTGGAATGGAAAATTTTCAAGAGATGGTTACCTATATGGTACTAAACCAAATGAGTTTTTAGCTTCAAAAAAAGATTTATTAAAAGCTAATTCAAAATTGCTTTGTTTAGGTGAAGGTGAAGGAAGAAATGCAATCTTTTTTGCTAAAAATGGCTTTGAAGTTACAGCCATGGATGCATCTGATATTGGTATTTCAAAACTTCATTTTAGAACACTTGAAGAGGGTGTTAGAATTGAGACAATTTGTATTGATTTGAATGATTGGATTGTGTCAGAAAAATTTGATGCAATAGTTACTTCATACTTACATATGTATAAAAATGAAAGAGAAACTTTATTTAAAAAAATTGAAGAATCATTAAATAAAGGTGGTTACTTTATTGGGGAATTTTTTTCAACAAAACAAATAAACTATAATAGTGGTGGTCCAAAAGATTTAGATTTACTTTATACTACAGAAGATTTTGAAAAACATTTTAGTAGTTGCTCTAAAACTATTAGTGAAGAAATTGTAACTTTAGATGAAGGGAAAGGTCATAAAGGCGAAGCTTGTGTTATAAGAGTTGTTATTAAGAAAAATTAG